The sequence TGGAAAGCGATGACCCGGCCATCCAAACAGAAAAGATCATTCCCGACGGTTTTACCGAACTGATATTTCATTACGGCGATCTTTACCGTGCAAATATCAGCGGGCAATGGCAAACACAGGGCCGGCACTTGCTGGCCGGGCAGATCGGCAATTACTTTTATTTAGAGAATACCGGCAAGGCTAAAATGATAGCCATTAAACTGAAACCTGCCGCACTGACACAGCTTTTCGGATTACAGATGAGCGATTATACCGATAGGGTTGTCACGCTTGACACTATACCGAACCGGGCCTTACAACAGCTACAAGATATCGTGCTTCAGTTTGAAGATGAACAACAAGTAAAGGAAGCGTTTGACACCTGGCTGCTCCCCTTATCTCATTCGGTTACTACCACGCCGGTTACTGCTGCTATCGATCTTATTTTTAAACAAAACGGTATGGTTACCGTAAAAGAAATGACTGAAGCCGCATGCATTGGCGAACGCCAGCTGGAACGCCTTTTTAAAAGATATGTAGGCTTAACGCCAAAGTACTATGCCCGCATCATTCGCTTCAATTATATCTTCCAAATTGTACAAAGCAAAAGCGCCTCATGGGCCGATGTGGTTTACCAGGCCGGCTATTACGATCAATCTCACTTTATCCGCGATTT comes from Mucilaginibacter mali and encodes:
- a CDS encoding helix-turn-helix domain-containing protein, which translates into the protein MSYIRIQPHPQLEQLIECYWMVESDDPAIQTEKIIPDGFTELIFHYGDLYRANISGQWQTQGRHLLAGQIGNYFYLENTGKAKMIAIKLKPAALTQLFGLQMSDYTDRVVTLDTIPNRALQQLQDIVLQFEDEQQVKEAFDTWLLPLSHSVTTTPVTAAIDLIFKQNGMVTVKEMTEAACIGERQLERLFKRYVGLTPKYYARIIRFNYIFQIVQSKSASWADVVYQAGYYDQSHFIRDFKAFTGEDPSAYYFDADNMANFFLNK